The sequence TGTATCTCTCCGTCTGATACACGTATTGGCAGATGGGCACGTATTACTGCGAGTAGCTGATCTTGCATAATAATTAACGGAATTCGTCTGATGGTCTAATCTAACTGAAATATTGATCCCACCAGGTCCTACTACACTAGTACTGACTGCTTCCCTCGGCACGCCCAGTGTTGGTCATGACATGAAATAGGCTGCAGCATCCATACTCTCTAGGTTGGTGTAAGGAACACTCACCGCGCAGCGGGCATTGTGGCATATGAAAACCCGCGCAAAGAATCAAAAGTTCATGCTATTGCGATTGAACACTACGCAAAAGACTCAGCCACTTCCTTGGCACTGGTCCCGATATCgtcttggagctgctggtcaACGCCATCAACACCCCGCTTCTTGGAAGCAGAGCCCAGCTGTCAACTTATACCTGAGACGGGAGAGTATTACTTGCATATACCATAACGCAACGAAACAACTCAAAATTAACCATCAGCGGCTCGCCTTGCCGCTCACCCATTCTGGCGCCACCGAATCCATCCATACCAGCTCGCCCATACGTTGGTAGGCAGGCATCAAATTGTATTAGCCTCTGCTGTTCAGGCGCTGACTCGGTGGGCTAGCTACAGCTCGGCCAGTAGAATTAGCGGGCGACGCGCTGACTCCAGCAGGACGGCGACCAGATTTAGCCCTACAGCGAGCTGGACGTCGACAGCGGCTCGCCACTAACAGAGTACTAATAGAGTGCGTTTCAGCCAGCGCATGTACTTGGGCGGTACATCTCTCAGTTTCGATCGACTCCAAGCTAAACTTGTGCTCGCGAGGCAGCCTTGTGATCTCCCGCACTTACCCAGTCCCTCGCATCTTGAAATCTGCGTCAAGACCTCCAACGTCACCCGCAGcgcctctgcagcagcgcaggGGGGCCACCGTCAATACTCGCAGTTCTGCTGTCATCAGAGCCAGCATCCCTCCAGATCACCGCCCTAGCCTCCCTCAAGCCTCTTCTGCAAACAACCCTGCTCTGACACACCAGCGACCGCTTGTCTCAGATTAGGGTTTTCTGAGCCTCCCACCTCCGCAGAGCCGATCTCTGTACTTGCTTTCGCCGACACCGAAACTCGCGCCGCTACAGGCTAGAGACACAGACGCTGTCCCAGAGGCAACCATCTTTCGCCGACGTACGCTGGAAGAATCTGGATAAAGGCCTGCTCGCCTGCCCGCGGCTGCTGAAGTTGGTTTACCACGGGCCGAGGCGTGGTGCTAGAGGCAGCAGCGCTGGATTCTCTCTGGCGGCATCGTCCTGAAGCACCTTGGAGGGATGACCGCAACCGCAACAATGTCGATGAATTCacccacagcagcagcgtcccCGGCGGACCTAGCTTCGATGATGCCAGACCCAATCGACTCTGACCCGGCCCCTCTGAACGCTTCGACGTCGAATCGCCACAGTACATTATCCCGACCACTGTCATATGCGTCCAAGAACAGATTGTCGCAATACTCTGTCACCGGATCGCTGCCCACCCGATCGCGACCTCAGTCTCACGTGTTCCCCATGTTCCCCTCGAGTCTGGCCTACACGCAGGTGCGCGACTTCGCATATCCCATCATGCATCCTATGCACTACGGACCGCCACCCGAGCCTTCAGGCCCGCCGTCTGGGCTCACGACGCCAATGAGCGAAACCAGGCGGCTTTCCGAGCCGTCTGTCTCGTGGGACCAAAAGATGCCGTGGGATTCATGGACGCCGGATGGGTTCAACCGACCCCACGATTTACCGCCAATTCAGTTTGGAGATGGCCCTCCCTAtagcgaagatgaagatttacAAAGCCCGGTGGTTTCTACAAGACACCGGAAGCACAAATCAACCTCAGCAGCTCTCCATACTGGCAGGGGGCGCACTGGTCGCGACCCTGACAGGGGCCAATCTGCCATTATTAGCTCTAGCTATGACGATAGCCAGAGCTACTACTTGGGAGTTGGCGGAGACGGAAGTGAGCGATACTATGTGAGCCATGGAGGCGAAGCGAATGGGCCTGGCGGTGAGCTTGTCACATACCCCCCAGATCAAGCACATCATGGCCACCCATATCAATATTCGCAACGGCACGAAAACGACATGGACGGATACCAATCAGATTCTAGCTGCTCGTCATCGCCGGGTGGCCCAGGAGGGGACCAATCCCGCTATTCGCGTGATTATCAATTCACCATCACCTCTCCCGACGAAGAGTTTCACGGTAAGGCCGTGGCTCTTTTCGACTTTGAACGAGAGAACGAGAACGAGCTACCACTAGTAGAAGGCCAGATCATTTGGGTGTCATATCGCCATGGACAGGGCTGGTTAGTAGCAGAGGATCCAAAAACTCAGGAGAGCGGCTTGGTTCCAGAAGAATATGTTCGATTGCTCCGAGATATCGAAGGAGGGATGAATAGCCTGACTGGAGCTCTTGTTGATACATCTGGATCTCCCAATGATGCGGGCACCCCTACCCAGACAGAGCATAACAGCCACTATGGCCACACTCCCACGCACAGCACTTCAACCAACGGATATCACCAACCAGTTGTCTCCACCTTTTCAACTTCGAGCAAAGACCTTAACCCATATCCCACGGAACAGCTTGGTATTCAAGCCGGCCAAGCCCCTCCTCAAGTTGTTCACTACCACGggcagagaggaggaagccaaATCAGCACTCCTACATTAACTCAACTCCAGGAGTCTGAAAcgcaaagaagagcaagtcAAGACGCAGGAAATAAATCGGAAGAATCCCCAACAACTGCGCAAGAAGAGCCGAGCGCGAAACCTACCAATACAGACGCATCTGGcgaagcagcagaggcaaGCTGATGAAAAGAGCTTGTAAGATGGCCTAACAACGGGCTGGAATGACGCTTTAAGCCAGAAATATCAAGCTTATTTTCATCATATTTCATGTATTTTAAGGCGCGGAAGAGGAATAAAGTATAAGGGATATGCTAAAGTTGTTCATGTATGGAGATGGATATATATGTCTAATTGCTTAGCATCACCCCATCAGCAGAGATCTTAGCATAGTCTAGGCTCTCTCGCGATGACTAACACGatgaatatataaaagaggTACGGTGTATCTGGGCTGGCTTCAAATTAAAGGAGGATACCAGAAGGTAtgcttgctgctctctctcacGAGACTCGGCAAGACCCCTTGGCTGCATAGGTAAGAATTCGATtgaagtaagaaaaaaagggaagagcGCTTTGGAGCAAACGCGATGATTGGATGATAATTCCTACGACTCTGGTGGGCTGGGCATAGTTATTTGTTTTTctcatgtttttttttttttttgtcattttgttttgcttgGGCTGCCGCTTCTATGGTGGATGGCGTTCCATAACACACATGAGTGAGTGGTTTACTGGGGGGAATGTTGAGTTGCTAGATGAAATAAAACTAAACTGTTAACCCAAGTGGCCATCATTTGGCTATACTTCTGTCTGTCTGCtatcttgttttcttctacAAGTGACTGGCCATATCATTTGTTCTTCTTAGCCAATGGTTGGTTGCTGATATCATAGTCTCAGACAGTGTCTCCTCGCCAGTCAGGTTGCCCAGTCTTTTGCCAACCAGTGTTTCAGGAACAAGATCTATTCGAGCACTGTTATGCCATTATTATAATCTCTGCTCTTTAAACGAAATGATGTCAgtagctttttcttctataaaGTTAACTTATAACTGTTGTTTTCTCCTCACTAAATATTCGTATATTAAGGGTGCTTGTATCCTGACAACAATTAAGAATAATTGGTGAATCAGACTAAAGATGGCAGCCTCGCTAactatttttgttttgtaaTTGGATACACCCTAAAAAGTATGTGACTTGAAATGTTGATTGGAAGACGTTGATAAGTGGAAAGAAAGGTATTCTCGGCTCAGACAAAGAGACTCGTTTCTAATTGGACAAGACTAGATGAAAGAGAATTTCACTGAGACGTACCAAAATGCTGGAATAGATAGAGCGAATACTATAACAGTACAGAGATACATATAACTCTGAATCTTTACTGAAGAGAGGACTCCTTGGGTAGGCGAAGTTACAAAATCATCCAACATACTTCATATCAGCAGAATCAAATGAGAATTCTAATCCTTGCAATACAGCAGAGCTTTGTACCCATTGTTATTTAGACGGCTCCGTTCATTACCCCGGATTTTAATGGTTCCTCTTTCCTCTTAGGATGCTTAGAGACTTTAACAATGGGATAGGTATTTACTTTGAAACTATACTCCCCGAGCTCTCTCTACTCACCCAGCTAGAGTGTCAACGGTACTAATGGAAATATTCACCAATTTACAGCTGATTATAACATCACAGCTCACTGTGTTCACGCacaattaattaacttaaaaacgGTTTCAATCCGTATTTTCCATTCTACCGAGTCTATGCTTAGTCCACTTATCGTTCATGCCTTTCTGTATGCAGCTTCATTCCGccatgcagcagcatcgtcatcatcttttcATGAAAACCTCAGCTATTTTTTGGCACATCATTATTGCACCCATGCAAGAAGTCGAGGAGAGTGAAAAATGCAAAAAACAAACTCTTCTGATGCCTCGGTATCTTCTCAATTGAATGGACACAGgttgaagaaaataaaatgtaTGAAACAAGGAAAATAGGAGGTTTGATTTTTCTCCTAGAGAGCGCTCTTCCCAAGCGCCTAGGACTAGCCAgcgtttcttcctttttgacGCTACCAGTCACCCagattttttgttttccacaCCCAACTCCCGGAacccagcctcagcctgctTGTTTTTTAATCCCCATTGTTATTGTCCAATATCAAGACATTTATCGGGAGGACATAGCCTTGGTGACAAGGCGCTTGAGGGCGAGCTCCTGCTTCTTCAGGTCCTCAGCAGAGGACTCGCCGAGCTCGAGAGCAGCCATAGCCTCGCTGATGGTCTGCTCGATCTTGTCCTTCTGGCCACGCTTAAGCTTGAGGGAAAGAGTGGGGTCAGAGACAATCTCCTCAACACGGCCGATGTAAGactcaagctgctgcttggcctcAAATCGCTTGCTGAAAGCCTCGTCGTTGCTCTTGAAGGCCTCAGCATCGCTGATCATCTTCTCAATCTCGCTGGTAGAAAGCTTGCCAACAGAGTTGGAGATGGTGATGTTGGCACTGCGGCCAGAGGTCTTCTCGCTGGCAGTGACCTTAAGAATACCGTTGACGTCGACCTCGAAGACAACCTCGAGAACAGCCTCACCAGCCCTCATGGGAGGGATAGGAGCAAGGGTGAACTCACCCAGGGATGTGTTGTCCTCGCAGTTGACACGCTCACCCTGGTAGACGGGGAACTGAACGGTCTGCTGGTTATCGGCAACAGTGGTGAAAGTTCGCTTCTTGAGGGTGGGGACAGTCTGGCCACGGCTGATGACAGGAGCGAAGATGTTGCCCTCCATGGCGACACCGAGGGACAGGGGGACAACGTCGAGCAGGAGAAGGTCGGCGGTGTCAGCGGAAGTAGCCTTTCCGGAGAGGATACCGGCCTGGACGGCAGCACCGTAGGCGACGGCCTCATCGGGGTTGATGCTCTTctcgagcttcttgccgTCGAAGAACTCAGACAGAAGCTTCTGGATCTTGGGGATACGGGTAGAACCACCGACGAGGACAATCTCCTCGACGGCGCTCTTCTCCATGCCGGCATCCTTGAGGACCTGAGCAACAGGCTCGAGGGTGCCAGAGAAGGCCTTGGCGTTGAGCTCCTCGAAACGAGCACGGGTGATGGTCATGGTGAAGTCCTCACCCTCGAAGAGAGAGTCAATCTCAATGGTGGCCTGGGCACCGCTGGAGAGGGTACGCTTGGCACGCTCACAAGCAGTGCGGAGTCTTCGGAGAGCACGGGGGTCGTTGCTGGGGTCCTTCTTGGACTTGCGGATGAACTCCTTCTTGCAGTGGTCCAACAGGTTGGTGTCGAAGTCCTGGCCACCCAAGTGGGTGTCACCAGCGGTAGCCTTGACAGTGAAGACACCGCCCTGGATGCTAAGCAGGGAAACATCGAAAGTACCACCACCAAGATCGTAGATCAGGACGTTACGCTCCTTCTCAGTCTTGCCGGAGCCCAGACCGTAGgcaatggcggcagcagtAGGCTCGTTGATGATACGGAGAACGTCGAGGTCAGCAATCTGACCAGCGTCCTTGGTAGCCTGACGCTGAGCGTCGTTGAAGTAGGCAGGGACGGTGACGACAGCCTTCTTGACCTTCTTGCCGAGCTTGACCTCAGCAATGTCCTTCATCTGTAGTGGTTTTCTGTTAGAAAAGTTTTCATGCAAATTTTGACCATTTTTGCCTCGGTGACACCACACTAGGCAAAAGAGGAGCGAGCAAGCTTACCTTTCCGAGGACCATGGCGGAGATCTGAGGAGGAGTGAAGGTCTTGGTCTCGCCAAGGTACTCAACCTGGACGAGGGGCTCGCCCTTTCCACCCTCAATGACGGCGAAAGGCCATGATTCAATATCCTTCTTGACGGTGGGGTCATCGAAGCGGCGACCGATCAGACGCCTTGAATGGAAAAATTTTGTTAGCTAAGCGATTTCTTGTGTAGCGGCAATGGCAAAATACACAAATTGCGAGGAAAATGGTACTCACTTGGCATCGAAGACGGTGTTTCGGGGGTTCATGGCAGCATTGttcttggcagcctcacCAATGAGACGCTCCTTGTCGGTGAAAGAGACGAAGGAGGGGGTGGTGAAAGAACCCTGCTCGTTGGCAATGATCTCGACATTGGTACCCTCGTAGATGGCAACGCAAGAGTAGGTGGTACCTGCAGAGCGGATTCGAGGTTAGTTATGCAGATTCAAGACACAATCTCGATGATTGGCGACTGGAattgagaggagagaaagcaGGAAAAGTTTGCTTCTGCGTCCTCTCGCTCTGGATTTGCTCGCTCAAAGAGGGGCATCTCGACGAGGAGATTGAAAAAGGTTTGTGCGCAACGTACCCAGATCGATGCCGATGGCACCGTCGTACTGTTCTTCcgccattttttttaaggaatttgaagaagaaaagaagaaaaaaaggtcctTCAAACTTGTGTGAAGGAAAAGATGAAGGATGAGATGGGTatggagagaagggaaagaaaaaataagagCAACGTGGGGTTGGTAGCAAGAAATACTTCCCACACCACAAATTTCTGCCGCTCTACCGTTTCCTgcgaacttttttttttttttttttttttcttttctcccctcaGTCGGCAAGCAAATGTGCATCCAATGTGGGGCAAGCGATAAGTTCTACCATAGGTCCCTCATTCCACTAGGCCCATCTAGGACAAGCCGTTTGTTAAAATTTTCTTTCGCCGCTTGAGCTTTTGAGCCAATCAGTGGCGATGCAGATGGAAATTTTTCGTGGGCGCCTTTTTTTGCCATTGAGGCGTTGCTGGGGCGAAGTGTTGATGTCCGATATATGAAGTTGCGGAGTGCACGATGTAAATAGAATACTAGTAGATTTTCCCGTTTCCTATTAGATAATGTGACTACTGAAGCACAGTGTGGTGGTAAAGCTATGCGCGATAGATCTTTCTTCCAGACTCCCATTGCTGCCCTCTTCCCCCGGACAGCCAGACGATGGTCGCTTTTACAGCCCTTTGGCCCTTGCCAGGATACCCACCGTCTCTGCGACGCCCTCAGCTATAGACATGCCCTTGGGCTCCCAGCCAAGATACTTCTTGGCCCTCTGCGCCTCTCCCCTCGAGCTGTACGCATATGTGTGTATTATCAGGTTATCTCCCTTCAGCTCTCTCAGCTCAGCAAGGCTGTATTGCTTAACTGTAACCTTGTTGCTGTAGCCTTGCTTCTTGATTTCTTCCACAACCTTTTCTGCAAGCTGCAAAAAGGAATGGGTGCCACTggcggcaaagaaaaagcctCTGATGCCGAAAATCTCCGGGTTACTGTTCTTCGAGGGGTCTTGAGTCGCATCGACAAGCTTGATATACAGGTCCCCTAGGCTATGAACGTCGACGTGGTCCCACTCGGTCTTCCCAGGCTTGACCACGGGCACGT comes from Trichoderma asperellum chromosome 3, complete sequence and encodes:
- the SSB1 gene encoding Heat shock protein ssb1; translated protein: MAEEQYDGAIGIDLGTTYSCVAIYEGTNVEIIANEQGSFTTPSFVSFTDKERLIGEAAKNNAAMNPRNTVFDAKRLIGRRFDDPTVKKDIESWPFAVIEGGKGEPLVQVEYLGETKTFTPPQISAMVLGKMKDIAEVKLGKKVKKAVVTVPAYFNDAQRQATKDAGQIADLDVLRIINEPTAAAIAYGLGSGKTEKERNVLIYDLGGGTFDVSLLSIQGGVFTVKATAGDTHLGGQDFDTNLLDHCKKEFIRKSKKDPSNDPRALRRLRTACERAKRTLSSGAQATIEIDSLFEGEDFTMTITRARFEELNAKAFSGTLEPVAQVLKDAGMEKSAVEEIVLVGGSTRIPKIQKLLSEFFDGKKLEKSINPDEAVAYGAAVQAGILSGKATSADTADLLLLDVVPLSLGVAMEGNIFAPVISRGQTVPTLKKRTFTTVADNQQTVQFPVYQGERVNCEDNTSLGEFTLAPIPPMRAGEAVLEVVFEVDVNGILKVTASEKTSGRSANITISNSVGKLSTSEIEKMISDAEAFKSNDEAFSKRFEAKQQLESYIGRVEEIVSDPTLSLKLKRGQKDKIEQTISEAMAALELGESSAEDLKKQELALKRLVTKAMSSR
- a CDS encoding uncharacterized protein (EggNog:ENOG41~BUSCO:EOG092D4A46) encodes the protein MTATATMSMNSPTAAASPADLASMMPDPIDSDPAPLNASTSNRHSTLSRPLSYASKNRLSQYSVTGSLPTRSRPQSHVFPMFPSSLAYTQVRDFAYPIMHPMHYGPPPEPSGPPSGLTTPMSETRRLSEPSVSWDQKMPWDSWTPDGFNRPHDLPPIQFGDGPPYSEDEDLQSPVVSTRHRKHKSTSAALHTGRGRTGRDPDRGQSAIISSSYDDSQSYYLGVGGDGSERYYVSHGGEANGPGGELVTYPPDQAHHGHPYQYSQRHENDMDGYQSDSSCSSSPGGPGGDQSRYSRDYQFTITSPDEEFHGKAVALFDFERENENELPLVEGQIIWVSYRHGQGWLVAEDPKTQESGLVPEEYVRLLRDIEGGMNSLTGALVDTSGSPNDAGTPTQTEHNSHYGHTPTHSTSTNGYHQPVVSTFSTSSKDLNPYPTEQLGIQAGQAPPQVVHYHGQRGGSQISTPTLTQLQESETQRRASQDAGNKSEESPTTAQEEPSAKPTNTDASGEAAEAS